The genome window GTGCCTTCAGTGTATCCCTCTGGGTGAAGAACGGAGCCACCGGCCAGAACCAGTACGCATCCGTGTTCTGCAACCGTCACCCAAGTGGAGGAGATAGCTTCCAGATCGATATGGGAGACGGCTTCCGCTACAACGGTGGCACGAAGGCCAGCTTTGGTACTGCTCCAGTGGGAACCTGGGTGCATCTTGTAGTAGCGAGTGATGGTACGGATACCAAGCT of Rubritalea squalenifaciens DSM 18772 contains these proteins:
- a CDS encoding LamG domain-containing protein, which produces AFSVSLWVKNGATGQNQYASVFCNRHPSGGDSFQIDMGDGFRYNGGTKASFGTAPVGTWVHLVVASDGTDTKLYYNGTLAATLTGISNGVFEGFYLGVNRNGNKHFNGSVKDVRLYDREVDITEFYPAP